A genomic stretch from Desulfotignum balticum DSM 7044 includes:
- a CDS encoding DegT/DnrJ/EryC1/StrS family aminotransferase, with product MDLVDSFRSINQIQHENLTRIFGENIFFTNYARTGLFLLLKSLNKGKKNLRVGLQAFTCHTVFQSVKHANCDIVFLDINNDFTVDIRSLKENIQRIDVLIVTHTFGIPAELDEIKKMASHLIIIEDCAHSLFSKYHEKLTGTFCDVSFFSFGYGKYPSIGPGGMVVFNNTKLLKKFYDEYRKLPSPTKNDEIKNVFKNFIYSVSFNSYLYGMITYPIGKKLDSKLDFIGKSLQENELCYNTNINIFNKKIRAFSVIEKKQRMNGLFVKNQLSDFYDLARIRPGNNFYIFPLRHKNRDLITSKLFDKGFESGKHFAKAVEWAIGFGYEMGSCPNTEVIVNEIFTIPVHYNLCKNQLNEIIEVVKDNS from the coding sequence TTGGATTTGGTTGATTCATTTAGATCAATCAATCAAATACAACACGAAAATTTAACGAGAATTTTTGGTGAAAATATTTTTTTCACAAATTATGCACGGACAGGATTGTTTTTATTATTAAAATCGTTAAATAAAGGCAAGAAAAATTTACGAGTCGGCTTACAAGCATTCACCTGCCATACTGTTTTCCAATCTGTAAAGCATGCAAATTGTGACATTGTTTTTTTGGACATCAACAATGACTTTACTGTTGATATTCGATCTTTGAAAGAAAATATTCAAAGAATTGATGTTTTGATAGTGACACATACATTTGGTATACCAGCAGAATTAGATGAGATCAAGAAAATGGCATCTCATCTAATAATTATCGAAGATTGTGCCCACTCCTTGTTTTCTAAATATCATGAAAAATTGACCGGGACTTTTTGCGACGTTAGCTTTTTTTCTTTTGGGTATGGTAAATATCCGTCTATAGGCCCTGGGGGGATGGTAGTTTTTAACAATACAAAGTTATTAAAAAAATTCTACGATGAATATCGTAAATTGCCATCTCCAACAAAAAATGACGAGATTAAAAATGTTTTTAAAAATTTTATATATTCAGTTTCATTTAATTCTTATTTGTATGGAATGATCACATATCCTATTGGGAAAAAATTGGATAGTAAATTAGATTTTATTGGAAAGTCGTTACAGGAAAATGAACTATGCTATAACACCAATATTAATATATTTAACAAGAAAATTAGAGCTTTTTCTGTTATTGAAAAAAAACAAAGAATGAATGGTTTGTTCGTGAAAAACCAGTTGTCTGATTTTTACGATCTGGCGAGAATTAGACCCGGAAACAATTTTTATATATTTCCATTACGCCATAAAAACAGAGATTTAATCACTTCAAAGCTTTTTGACAAAGGGTTTGAATCTGGAAAGCATTTTGCCAAGGCTGTTGAATGGGCAATAGGTTTCGGATATGAAATGGGGTCTTGCCCGAATACAGAAGTAATTGTCAACGAAATATTTACCATCCCTGTGCATTACAATCTTTGTAAAAATCAATTAAATGAAATAATCGAAGTAGTTAAAGATAATTCATGA
- a CDS encoding lipid II:glycine glycyltransferase FemX: MNKNKTGGVLKTPSLEKEKWSTFVLNHSHGNIFQSPEFFEACENYEKYEPVIITIKENGELAGVLQAIVQKEKKGFWGRFTARSIIWGAPLVKDNNLNLLSKILQKYNSKIKNKAIYSQFRNLWSLSEDEKQVFLNNGFLYEDHLDIIHDLSLSVDNQFMKMHKGRRKNIRRAEKAGLNFKEVSAPSDLEKCIALIEDTYERVKLPVPDRDFFRKSFICLGLDGYLKVFAAFLNNKVIGTRMVFCYKDLIYDWYAGADERHLDKYPNDYLPWKIMEWGSNEGYGYFDFGGAGKPGVPYGVREYKLKFGGELVDYGRFQTVHKPLLMQLGKIGFKVYKKMK; encoded by the coding sequence ATGAATAAAAATAAAACTGGTGGTGTTTTAAAGACTCCTTCTTTGGAAAAAGAAAAATGGAGTACTTTTGTATTGAACCACAGTCACGGCAATATTTTCCAGAGTCCGGAATTCTTTGAAGCATGCGAAAATTATGAGAAATATGAACCTGTCATAATAACAATTAAAGAAAATGGTGAGCTTGCAGGTGTTCTACAAGCCATTGTTCAAAAAGAAAAAAAAGGCTTTTGGGGGAGATTTACAGCCAGATCAATAATCTGGGGCGCTCCTTTAGTCAAAGATAACAATCTAAACCTCCTTTCTAAGATTCTACAAAAATATAACTCCAAGATAAAAAATAAAGCTATTTATTCCCAGTTCAGAAATTTGTGGTCTTTGTCTGAAGATGAAAAACAAGTTTTTTTGAATAATGGTTTTTTGTATGAGGACCACTTAGATATTATTCATGACCTGAGTTTGTCTGTAGACAACCAATTTATGAAAATGCATAAAGGAAGAAGGAAGAATATCCGAAGGGCTGAAAAAGCGGGCTTAAATTTTAAAGAAGTATCTGCACCAAGTGATTTGGAAAAATGTATTGCCTTGATTGAGGATACGTATGAAAGAGTCAAACTTCCTGTACCAGACAGAGACTTTTTTCGAAAAAGTTTCATTTGTTTGGGGCTCGATGGATATCTGAAGGTTTTTGCAGCCTTTTTGAACAATAAGGTAATTGGAACAAGAATGGTCTTTTGTTACAAAGATTTAATTTATGATTGGTACGCAGGCGCTGATGAAAGACATTTAGATAAATACCCGAATGATTATTTGCCATGGAAAATTATGGAATGGGGCTCGAATGAAGGGTATGGGTATTTTGATTTTGGCGGTGCTGGCAAGCCAGGTGTTCCTTATGGCGTTAGAGAGTATAAACTGAAGTTTGGCGGAGAACTTGTTGATTATGGTAGGTTTCAGACAGTCCATAAGCCGTTATTGATGCAATTGGGTAAAATTGGATTTAAAGTATATAAAAAAATGAAATAA
- a CDS encoding DUF354 domain-containing protein, which translates to MKKFLFQLNHPAHFHLFKNVIHALNKKGHEIKISIKDKDILKTLVSGYDHVQISSGYRKKNIISILTSLFDRDRKLYDVVDEFRPDLMIGTSPEIGHVSLLKKIPALFLGEDDVNLSVPMYLGATISYPFFDKILSPTKVNNSIWNRKTIFYNGFQKLAYLHPNRFVPDRKKVDVPANRKFFIIRTSSMAAYHDMKMKGIDNDLCMKLIETLQPHGEILISSERKIPPHLSKFKFSGNIEDIHHYLYFADLYIGDSQSMAVESAILGTPNIRFNDFAGKISVLEELENKYQLTIGIQSSDKDKLFRSIDEILQVDDVKQVWRKRRSVMLKEKIDVAAFFIWFIENYPQSYKVLSKNPEYQNRFK; encoded by the coding sequence ATGAAAAAGTTTTTATTTCAGTTAAATCACCCGGCACATTTTCATTTATTTAAAAATGTTATTCATGCATTGAACAAAAAAGGGCATGAAATAAAAATATCAATAAAAGACAAAGATATATTAAAAACACTTGTTTCAGGGTACGATCATGTTCAAATTTCATCTGGATACCGGAAAAAAAACATCATTTCCATATTAACGTCTTTGTTTGATAGGGATCGTAAGCTTTATGACGTTGTAGATGAATTTAGACCAGATCTAATGATTGGTACTTCCCCTGAAATTGGCCATGTTTCCCTACTGAAAAAAATTCCGGCTCTTTTTTTGGGGGAGGATGATGTCAACCTTTCGGTCCCGATGTATTTGGGGGCAACGATAAGTTATCCTTTCTTTGATAAAATTTTATCCCCTACAAAAGTTAACAATAGCATTTGGAATAGAAAAACCATATTTTACAATGGTTTTCAGAAACTTGCATATTTACATCCAAATAGATTTGTTCCTGACAGAAAAAAAGTCGATGTTCCAGCAAACCGAAAATTTTTCATTATTCGGACATCGAGTATGGCAGCATATCATGACATGAAAATGAAAGGGATCGACAATGATTTGTGTATGAAATTAATTGAAACCCTCCAGCCTCATGGGGAAATTTTGATATCTTCAGAAAGAAAAATTCCTCCTCATTTATCTAAGTTTAAATTTAGTGGTAACATTGAAGATATTCATCATTATTTATACTTTGCCGATTTATACATTGGCGACAGCCAAAGTATGGCAGTAGAGTCAGCAATCCTGGGAACACCAAATATAAGATTCAATGATTTTGCAGGGAAAATTAGTGTATTAGAGGAATTAGAAAACAAATATCAATTGACAATTGGCATCCAATCTTCAGATAAGGACAAATTATTTCGAAGCATAGATGAAATTTTACAAGTTGATGATGTTAAGCAAGTTTGGCGCAAACGTCGATCTGTAATGTTGAAAGAAAAAATTGATGTTGCGGCTTTTTTTATATGGTTTATAGAAAATTACCCTCAAAGTTACAAGGTGTTAAGCAAAAATCCTGAATATCAGAATAGATTCAAATAA
- a CDS encoding DUF4258 domain-containing protein, with protein sequence MNIDIIKSRVKDDLYVYSLHAEIERKADSLTFEEIELALLSGEVLEDYPDTGRGESCLVLGFAHHTPIHIVCGWRGEQLCIITVYVPKPPKFITPWKRGEK encoded by the coding sequence ATGAATATTGACATAATAAAGAGTCGTGTAAAGGATGATTTGTATGTTTATTCGTTGCATGCTGAAATAGAACGTAAAGCAGATTCATTAACTTTCGAGGAAATTGAATTGGCTCTATTGTCCGGTGAGGTGCTGGAAGATTATCCAGATACGGGTAGAGGAGAGAGTTGTTTGGTTCTTGGATTTGCTCACCATACACCCATCCATATAGTTTGTGGTTGGCGAGGGGAACAACTTTGTATTATAACAGTCTATGTTCCAAAGCCACCCAAATTTATCACTCCATGGAAGAGAGGTGAAAAATGA
- a CDS encoding polysaccharide deacetylase family protein — MKHDFNFTVCLTHDVDRIRKTYQYVTHDLRHGKIMKAFFERSKNDPYWNFDRIMSMERELGVRSTFFFLNESIKPTLFSPKSWLLSFGRYDIQEPEVIKIIKALDKDGWEIGLHGSFNSFNDKVLMKKEKHELESVLGKPVIGIRQHHLNLMVPETWKIQKSLGFAYDATFGAKREIGFLEDKIVPFVQPDSKLLIIPLAVMDGNLFHKAGNDPEKAWGLAESLIEIAEKKKAVLSILWHQRVFNDNEFPGWKDVYQKIIVECKKRGARFLTCKQISEEYLAE, encoded by the coding sequence ATGAAACATGATTTTAATTTTACAGTTTGCTTAACCCATGACGTTGATCGAATTAGAAAAACATATCAATATGTCACACACGATCTTCGACATGGAAAGATCATGAAAGCTTTCTTCGAACGATCAAAAAATGATCCCTACTGGAATTTTGATAGAATTATGAGTATGGAACGAGAATTGGGTGTTCGTTCGACATTCTTTTTTCTCAATGAATCAATAAAACCAACGTTATTTTCTCCGAAAAGCTGGCTGCTTTCTTTTGGGCGTTATGATATTCAGGAACCAGAAGTAATTAAAATTATAAAAGCTTTAGATAAAGATGGTTGGGAAATCGGTCTCCATGGGAGTTTTAATTCATTTAATGACAAAGTATTAATGAAAAAAGAAAAACATGAATTGGAATCAGTCTTGGGAAAACCAGTCATTGGTATCAGGCAGCATCATTTAAACCTTATGGTCCCTGAAACCTGGAAAATTCAAAAAAGTCTTGGTTTCGCATATGATGCTACTTTTGGGGCAAAACGGGAAATTGGATTTTTGGAAGATAAGATAGTCCCTTTTGTACAGCCTGACAGTAAATTGTTGATTATCCCTTTGGCAGTGATGGATGGAAATTTGTTTCATAAGGCGGGAAATGATCCTGAGAAGGCTTGGGGCCTCGCAGAAAGTCTAATAGAAATAGCTGAAAAGAAAAAAGCTGTCCTAAGTATTTTGTGGCATCAACGAGTATTTAATGATAATGAGTTTCCTGGCTGGAAAGATGTATATCAAAAAATAATCGTTGAGTGCAAAAAACGGGGCGCTCGTTTTTTGACTTGTAAACAGATTTCAGAAGAGTATTTGGCGGAGTGA
- a CDS encoding glycosyltransferase family 4 protein produces MKKICFVSASFVREKEILIELNKKTDLFFILPYRPNGNFTKNEVESFCITNGIRYAINDYSSRRARSLKNFVIDYALVYKIKVFNPDILYIEAWGSPYIAIYCRLLLGNKNTIIAMMDYKLHQRNKGKFRFSEKFYRFFKLTFYNNFQFFSFSQERLFKKENPRKKSFVIRLFLVGTDIPKIEKKLINGKKKILYFGRIFYYKGVDILLEAVNILSEKRNDFVVTIAGQSKEWNNKYYPLIKCYDNLDLHIRYIEKEELGNFFNQADFFIAPYREVTQSGPLLRAYHFDLIPIVSDEDGFLEYVTDGENGFVFKSGSAEDLAIAINRSIDLSTNEKSHLEENIKLMKNNEFNIDRVVGKYLQMFNSIEHF; encoded by the coding sequence ATGAAAAAAATATGTTTTGTATCTGCTTCTTTTGTAAGAGAAAAAGAAATATTAATTGAACTGAATAAAAAAACAGATCTATTTTTTATTCTACCATATAGACCGAATGGAAATTTTACTAAAAATGAAGTAGAAAGTTTCTGCATAACGAATGGAATAAGATACGCAATCAATGATTATTCGTCCAGACGTGCGAGAAGCCTCAAAAATTTTGTAATAGATTATGCACTGGTTTATAAAATTAAAGTGTTTAATCCTGACATTCTATATATTGAAGCTTGGGGTAGCCCTTATATCGCAATTTATTGTCGGCTCCTTTTGGGGAACAAAAATACAATCATAGCTATGATGGACTATAAGCTTCATCAGCGAAATAAAGGAAAATTTCGATTTAGTGAAAAATTTTACAGGTTTTTCAAACTTACCTTTTACAACAACTTTCAATTTTTTTCATTTTCACAGGAACGATTATTTAAAAAGGAAAACCCTAGGAAAAAAAGTTTTGTTATTAGACTCTTTTTGGTTGGAACCGATATCCCTAAAATAGAAAAAAAACTCATTAATGGCAAGAAAAAAATTTTATACTTTGGAAGAATATTTTATTACAAAGGAGTTGATATCCTTCTCGAAGCTGTAAACATTTTATCGGAAAAAAGGAACGATTTTGTTGTGACAATCGCAGGTCAATCAAAGGAATGGAACAATAAATATTATCCACTTATAAAATGTTATGACAATCTCGATTTGCATATCAGATATATTGAAAAAGAAGAATTAGGCAATTTTTTCAATCAAGCAGATTTTTTTATTGCACCATATCGTGAAGTTACCCAAAGTGGGCCATTGTTAAGGGCCTATCATTTTGATCTAATACCGATTGTTTCTGATGAGGATGGATTTTTGGAATATGTGACAGATGGTGAGAACGGGTTTGTATTCAAGAGCGGATCGGCGGAAGACTTAGCTATAGCAATCAATAGATCTATTGATTTATCAACTAATGAGAAATCACATTTAGAAGAAAATATTAAACTAATGAAAAATAATGAATTTAATATTGATCGAGTGGTAGGAAAATACTTGCAGATGTTTAATTCGATAGAACATTTTTGA
- a CDS encoding UDP-N-acetylglucosamine 2-epimerase, translated as MSDVFSGGSHGRNTVRMVEAIENVLVMKQPDRVLVYGDTDSIQAGVQSAAKLHITGRFAR; from the coding sequence ATGTCCGATGTTTTTTCCGGTGGCAGTCACGGCAGAAACACAGTCCGGATGGTCGAGGCCATTGAAAATGTGCTTGTCATGAAACAGCCGGACCGAGTCTTGGTGTATGGCGACACCGACTCCATCCAGGCCGGGGTCCAGTCCGCAGCCAAGTTACATATCACGGGGAGGTTTGCAAGATAG
- the wecB gene encoding non-hydrolyzing UDP-N-acetylglucosamine 2-epimerase — MKITTIIGARPQFIKAATVSRAIAQQAQTGQQATPVEETIIHTGQHFDANMSEVFFQELDIPKPDYNLGIGGGSHGRNTGRMIEAIEDVLVREHPDWVLVYGDTDSTLAGALAAAKLHIPVAHVEAGLRSFNRIMPEEINRIVADQLSTLLFCPTRTAEENLGKEGFPHQLTAQTRQTVLNVGDVMYDAALYYGDRAQEKSRIMQPLALSPKAFVLATIHRAENTDNPERLQNIMTALNRIASEMPVVLPLHPRTKQKLVLADFSAVTFIDPLGYLDMVMLEKNARVIITDSGGVQKEAYFHGVPCVTVRDETEWVELVSAGVNYLAGGKKKNIVQAFQKMRDHVFDIENLYGNGSSARLIVEYLSSYSKAENLKQS, encoded by the coding sequence ATGAAAATTACCACCATCATCGGCGCCCGCCCCCAGTTCATCAAAGCCGCCACCGTATCCCGGGCCATTGCTCAGCAGGCCCAAACCGGGCAGCAGGCAACGCCCGTCGAAGAAACCATCATCCACACCGGCCAGCACTTTGATGCCAATATGTCCGAGGTGTTTTTCCAGGAACTGGATATCCCAAAGCCGGATTACAACTTAGGGATCGGCGGAGGCAGTCATGGCAGAAACACAGGCCGGATGATTGAGGCCATTGAAGATGTGCTTGTCAGGGAACATCCGGACTGGGTCCTGGTCTATGGCGACACCGACTCCACTCTGGCTGGAGCCCTGGCCGCAGCCAAGCTGCATATTCCGGTGGCCCATGTGGAGGCCGGACTGCGGTCCTTCAACCGGATCATGCCCGAGGAGATCAACCGGATTGTGGCGGACCAGTTGAGCACCCTGCTGTTCTGCCCGACCCGGACCGCAGAGGAGAATCTTGGAAAGGAAGGATTTCCCCATCAGTTGACGGCCCAAACCCGGCAGACAGTACTCAACGTGGGGGATGTGATGTATGATGCGGCCCTTTATTACGGAGACCGGGCACAGGAAAAAAGCCGGATCATGCAGCCCTTGGCACTGTCACCCAAAGCATTTGTGCTGGCCACCATCCACCGGGCCGAAAACACGGACAACCCGGAGCGGTTGCAGAACATCATGACCGCCTTGAACCGAATCGCTTCAGAAATGCCCGTGGTCCTGCCTCTGCATCCCAGAACAAAACAGAAACTGGTGTTGGCAGATTTTTCGGCGGTGACGTTCATCGACCCGCTGGGATATCTGGACATGGTGATGCTGGAAAAAAACGCCCGGGTCATTATCACTGATTCCGGCGGGGTCCAGAAGGAAGCGTATTTTCATGGCGTGCCCTGTGTGACGGTGAGAGATGAGACCGAGTGGGTGGAGTTGGTATCGGCCGGGGTGAATTATTTGGCCGGGGGTAAAAAAAAGAATATTGTACAAGCATTTCAAAAAATGAGAGACCATGTTTTTGATATAGAAAATCTTTATGGAAATGGAAGCAGCGCACGACTCATTGTAGAATACTTGTCATCATATTCAAAAGCTGAAAATTTAAAACAATCATGA
- a CDS encoding helix-turn-helix domain-containing protein, whose translation MNDHDKMIEKWKKDPAFMVEYDALEDEFALLDELLKARANAGMTQEDVALAMNTKAPAVARIESGGGRERHSPSVETLRKYAKAVGCRLKINLEPI comes from the coding sequence ATGAACGATCATGACAAAATGATTGAAAAGTGGAAAAAAGACCCCGCTTTCATGGTTGAATATGATGCTCTTGAGGATGAGTTCGCTTTGCTGGATGAGTTATTGAAAGCAAGAGCAAATGCCGGTATGACTCAGGAAGATGTCGCACTGGCCATGAATACGAAAGCGCCGGCCGTTGCCAGAATAGAATCTGGCGGCGGAAGAGAACGTCATTCTCCGTCCGTGGAGACCCTGCGAAAATACGCTAAAGCTGTTGGTTGCCGCTTGAAAATTAATTTAGAGCCGATTTAG
- a CDS encoding type II toxin-antitoxin system VapC family toxin — translation MILMDTHIWLRWILPNEPLPENHVKLINNSDSLAVSSISCWEVVLLEKWNKIELPLPINEWLNEALEGSSVTALPITASIAEYAGSLAYHHKDPADRFIIATACLYDIGLISLDSQFSSYNELRNLLIS, via the coding sequence ATGATTTTAATGGATACCCATATTTGGCTGCGTTGGATCTTACCAAACGAACCTTTGCCTGAAAATCACGTAAAACTTATAAATAACTCTGATTCTCTGGCAGTATCTTCTATTTCATGTTGGGAAGTTGTTTTACTTGAAAAATGGAATAAAATTGAATTGCCGTTACCAATTAATGAATGGCTAAATGAAGCCCTGGAAGGCTCATCAGTTACTGCACTGCCTATCACCGCTTCTATAGCTGAGTATGCCGGTTCATTGGCCTATCATCACAAAGATCCGGCTGATAGATTTATTATTGCCACAGCATGTTTATATGATATTGGGCTCATAAGCCTGGATAGTCAATTCTCATCATACAATGAATTAAGAAATCTTTTAATTTCATAG
- a CDS encoding type II toxin-antitoxin system RelE/ParE family toxin, whose protein sequence is MEWQIRYFNERVQNGIEQWPVGIRAHYARITERMQIFGPNLGMPFTRPMGQGLFEIRARGKEGIGRAFFCTVIDNEILILHEFIKKSSKTPQKDLEIARERVKEVKNERS, encoded by the coding sequence ATGGAATGGCAAATCCGGTATTTTAATGAGAGGGTTCAAAATGGGATTGAACAATGGCCCGTTGGAATCAGAGCTCATTATGCAAGAATTACTGAAAGAATGCAGATTTTTGGACCAAACCTTGGAATGCCTTTCACTCGACCAATGGGGCAGGGACTTTTTGAAATCCGTGCAAGGGGAAAAGAAGGTATAGGGCGTGCGTTTTTCTGTACTGTTATCGACAATGAGATTTTGATTTTGCATGAATTTATAAAAAAATCTTCAAAAACCCCTCAAAAAGATCTTGAAATTGCCCGTGAAAGGGTTAAGGAGGTTAAGAATGAACGATCATGA
- a CDS encoding ATP-grasp domain-containing protein translates to MKTIKLLVDYKGHFGSKWNAKPYRSGMNINSLKEAFSSHGYSIETMNFSEINTLNTENIKNEIFVYTGSEDIDFHYKKYIENIVYSIEIMGAKVIPSYQFLKATNNKVFMELIRKKYFGSVKKNLNATVYGTYEEMERNIDNLTFPIVVKRPEGAMSKGVSLAKNKKGLRKIVKQIARTKNVMKDIKDSLRPFKHSGYKKESLYRKQFLLQEFIPNLKNDWKILIFGDKYFIFSRPVRENDFRASGSGCGNYSYGSACEFPEGIFDYAKQIFETLKVPHLGVDIAYDGKDFYLIEFQSVFFGTVGYVKSDIYYRYDNGKWISKDNKHSLERIYADSVILHLDR, encoded by the coding sequence ATGAAAACTATAAAGTTACTTGTTGATTATAAAGGACATTTCGGTAGCAAATGGAATGCGAAACCTTATAGAAGTGGAATGAATATTAATTCACTCAAAGAGGCATTTTCATCGCATGGATATTCTATAGAAACGATGAATTTTTCAGAAATTAACACTTTGAATACTGAAAATATTAAAAATGAGATTTTTGTATATACCGGTTCAGAAGATATTGATTTCCATTATAAGAAATATATAGAAAACATTGTATACTCAATAGAAATTATGGGGGCAAAAGTTATCCCATCATATCAATTCCTAAAAGCTACTAATAATAAAGTTTTTATGGAATTAATAAGAAAAAAATATTTTGGATCTGTAAAAAAAAATTTGAACGCCACTGTATACGGCACATACGAAGAAATGGAGCGAAATATTGATAATCTAACTTTTCCGATAGTTGTAAAAAGGCCTGAGGGAGCTATGAGTAAGGGGGTTTCTCTCGCAAAGAATAAAAAAGGCTTGCGAAAAATTGTCAAGCAAATCGCTAGAACAAAAAATGTTATGAAGGATATTAAAGATTCGCTTCGGCCTTTTAAGCATAGTGGATATAAAAAAGAATCTCTATACAGAAAACAATTTTTATTACAGGAGTTTATACCAAATTTAAAGAACGATTGGAAAATTCTTATTTTTGGAGATAAATATTTTATTTTCTCACGTCCAGTTCGGGAAAACGATTTTAGAGCAAGTGGAAGTGGTTGTGGTAATTATTCTTATGGCTCCGCATGTGAATTTCCTGAAGGGATTTTTGATTATGCAAAACAGATATTTGAAACACTAAAAGTTCCTCATTTGGGGGTTGATATAGCTTATGATGGAAAGGACTTTTATTTGATTGAGTTTCAGTCTGTTTTTTTTGGAACAGTGGGTTACGTGAAATCGGACATCTATTATAGATATGATAATGGGAAATGGATTTCAAAGGATAATAAACATTCGTTGGAAAGAATTTATGCCGATAGTGTTATTTTGCATTTGGATAGATAA
- a CDS encoding glycosyltransferase, with product MLKILFISRLKFEKRLSHIVKNQLNSLQNAGLKVDYFFIRGKGAKGYFKSILPLRKTIRRKEYDIIHAHYLWSAFIAILANSRPLVVSLMGSDIRIGFITKWALKMIYFWGLCDAIIVKSKDILDHSGLKTARIIPNGVDTALFCPGDKKDALNTLGWDLQKKHIFFAANPERSVKNFLLLEKAYQNLTQSENIEIHFLVHIPNHLVPIYMNASDVVVLTSFWEGSPNVVKEAMACNCPVVSTDVGDVAWLFGDEPGHFLTDFEPQDLAAKIRLAFNFAEKNNRTHGRERIICLGLDSESTADKIIRLYEAVLEKNRRPNINC from the coding sequence ATGTTAAAAATCCTTTTCATATCAAGATTGAAATTTGAAAAGCGCTTAAGCCATATTGTAAAAAACCAATTGAATTCTCTTCAAAACGCAGGTTTAAAAGTTGATTACTTTTTTATTAGGGGCAAGGGAGCCAAGGGTTATTTTAAAAGTATATTGCCACTAAGAAAAACCATAAGACGTAAAGAATACGATATCATTCATGCCCATTACTTATGGTCGGCATTTATTGCAATCCTCGCAAATTCCAGGCCTTTGGTTGTGTCTCTCATGGGCAGTGATATCCGAATAGGATTCATTACAAAATGGGCACTAAAAATGATTTATTTTTGGGGCTTATGTGATGCAATAATCGTTAAATCTAAAGACATCTTAGATCATAGTGGCTTAAAAACAGCCCGGATTATACCTAATGGGGTAGATACTGCACTTTTTTGTCCTGGCGACAAAAAGGATGCATTGAATACTCTTGGATGGGATCTGCAAAAAAAACACATCTTTTTTGCAGCGAACCCAGAGCGATCAGTAAAAAATTTTCTCCTTCTTGAAAAAGCATATCAAAATTTAACGCAATCCGAAAATATTGAAATTCATTTCCTGGTGCATATTCCCAACCATCTTGTGCCGATTTATATGAATGCGTCTGATGTGGTTGTTTTAACCAGTTTCTGGGAAGGGTCGCCAAACGTCGTTAAAGAAGCCATGGCTTGTAATTGTCCGGTTGTCTCCACGGATGTGGGGGATGTGGCCTGGCTGTTCGGAGACGAGCCTGGGCATTTTTTGACAGACTTTGAACCGCAGGACTTGGCGGCAAAAATCCGGTTAGCTTTTAACTTTGCTGAAAAAAACAACAGAACACATGGAAGGGAAAGAATCATTTGTCTGGGTTTGGACTCTGAGAGTACGGCTGACAAAATCATTCGGTTATATGAAGCGGTTCTTGAAAAAAATCGCCGGCCAAATATAAATTGCTAA